One window of the Paraburkholderia sp. PGU19 genome contains the following:
- a CDS encoding phytanoyl-CoA dioxygenase family protein, producing the protein MSVHSKKEQIQVLRDQGYVIVPDLITPERCAEMKQIARQQLQEAADPVEFEADLRYPGAPESKHAPGGHTVRRLLDAYARHPHFAAWATAPEIRGWMELYFGEEPRLSRAHHNCMMTKHPAYGSLTGWHRDVRYWSFERDDLVSVWLALGDETVDNGALWFVPGSHSAAFTSERFDDAKFFRSDLPENDALIQKAVSPALKAGDVVFFHCNTLHSAGKNLSDQVKFSLVFTYHGASNVPLPGTRSASKPEVAF; encoded by the coding sequence ATGTCAGTCCATTCGAAGAAAGAGCAGATCCAGGTGCTGCGGGATCAGGGTTATGTCATCGTCCCGGATCTCATTACGCCCGAGCGCTGCGCTGAGATGAAACAGATCGCGCGGCAGCAGTTGCAGGAAGCGGCCGATCCCGTCGAGTTCGAAGCAGACCTGCGCTATCCGGGCGCGCCGGAGTCGAAGCACGCGCCGGGCGGTCATACGGTGCGGCGGCTGCTGGATGCGTACGCGCGTCATCCGCACTTTGCCGCCTGGGCGACTGCGCCTGAGATTCGCGGCTGGATGGAACTGTATTTCGGCGAAGAGCCGCGCCTGTCGCGCGCGCATCACAACTGCATGATGACCAAGCATCCCGCGTACGGCAGCCTGACGGGCTGGCATCGCGATGTGCGTTACTGGTCGTTCGAGCGGGACGACCTGGTGTCGGTGTGGCTGGCGCTCGGCGACGAAACCGTCGATAACGGCGCGCTCTGGTTCGTGCCCGGCTCGCACTCGGCGGCATTCACGTCGGAACGTTTCGACGACGCGAAGTTTTTCCGCTCGGATCTGCCCGAGAACGACGCGTTGATCCAGAAAGCAGTGTCGCCCGCCTTGAAAGCGGGCGACGTCGTCTTTTTTCACTGCAACACGCTGCATTCGGCGGGCAAGAACCTGTCCGATCAGGTGAAGTTTTCGCTGGTCTTCACCTATCACGGCGCGAGCAACGTGCCGCTGCCGGGCACACGCTCCGCGTCCAAGCCCGAAGTGGCGTTCTGA
- a CDS encoding DUF484 family protein, whose amino-acid sequence MNEREVADYLLANPEFFAEHAELLATVRLANPHGKAAVSLQERQMDMLREKNKHLERRLAELLRYGHENDSIASKFGRWTTRVMAERDPGALPRTIAMGLRDVFDVPQAALRVWEVSEPYSQADFTRHVGEEVRIFANSLATPYCGANTGFEAAQWLTPAVSAVAGETAAPGDGVSGNGTESIALIALRDPEASNDASAFGLLVMGSPDSRRFHDGMATDFLTQIGALASAALSRLLPR is encoded by the coding sequence ATGAACGAACGCGAAGTCGCCGACTACCTGCTAGCCAACCCCGAATTCTTCGCCGAACACGCGGAACTGCTCGCCACCGTGCGGCTCGCGAATCCGCATGGCAAGGCGGCCGTCTCGCTGCAGGAACGTCAGATGGACATGCTGCGCGAGAAGAACAAGCATCTCGAGCGGCGTCTTGCCGAACTGCTGCGTTACGGGCATGAAAACGACAGCATCGCGTCGAAATTCGGCCGCTGGACGACGCGCGTGATGGCCGAACGCGATCCGGGCGCGCTGCCGCGCACGATCGCCATGGGCCTGCGCGACGTGTTCGACGTGCCGCAAGCGGCGCTGCGCGTGTGGGAAGTGTCCGAGCCGTACTCGCAGGCGGACTTCACGCGCCATGTCGGTGAGGAAGTGCGCATCTTCGCAAACAGCCTGGCTACGCCGTACTGCGGCGCGAACACGGGCTTCGAGGCAGCACAATGGCTGACGCCCGCCGTATCGGCTGTGGCTGGCGAGACTGCGGCTCCTGGTGACGGCGTATCCGGCAACGGCACCGAATCGATCGCGCTGATCGCGCTGCGCGACCCGGAAGCGTCGAATGACGCTTCCGCGTTCGGGCTGCTGGTGATGGGCTCGCCCGATTCGCGCCGCTTTCACGACGGCATGGCCACTGATTTCCTCACGCAGATCGGCGCGCTCGCCAGCGCTGCGCTGAGCCGCCTGCTGCCGCGCTGA
- the xerC gene encoding tyrosine recombinase XerC, with product MTPADPIATYLSSLEHERRLSAHTLRAYTHELDELKTLANGRPLESLTATDIRGAVARAHAGGLSARSIGHRLSAWRAFYRWLAGRIELPANPVATVRAPKRAKTLPKALSVDDAHRLMEAPATATAEGARDHAMLELFYSSGLRLSELVNLDVHFFDADGYRSTGWLKLDEAEVEVLGKGNRRRTVPVGSKALDALRAWLAVRGELLKLDPHPLFVSARGNRMSPNVVRDRVKRMALTAGIPANVHPHVLRHSFATHVLQSSGDLRAVQELLGHASIAATQVYTGLDFQHLARIYDQAHPRAKKRD from the coding sequence GTGACACCCGCCGACCCGATCGCCACCTATCTGTCGAGCCTCGAGCACGAGCGGCGGTTGTCGGCGCATACCTTGCGCGCCTATACACACGAACTCGACGAACTTAAAACGCTCGCGAACGGACGGCCGCTCGAAAGCCTCACCGCTACCGACATTCGCGGCGCCGTCGCGCGCGCGCATGCGGGCGGGCTGTCGGCGCGCTCGATCGGGCACCGGCTGTCGGCGTGGCGCGCGTTCTACCGCTGGCTAGCGGGACGCATCGAACTGCCCGCGAACCCGGTCGCGACGGTGCGCGCGCCCAAACGCGCGAAGACGCTGCCGAAAGCGCTCTCCGTCGACGACGCGCACCGGCTGATGGAAGCGCCCGCGACGGCCACAGCCGAAGGCGCGCGCGATCACGCGATGCTCGAACTGTTCTACTCGTCGGGCCTGCGCCTGTCGGAACTGGTCAACCTCGACGTGCATTTCTTCGACGCCGACGGCTATCGCTCGACCGGCTGGCTGAAACTCGACGAAGCGGAAGTCGAAGTGCTCGGCAAAGGCAACCGGCGGCGCACGGTGCCCGTCGGCAGCAAGGCGCTCGATGCGCTGCGCGCGTGGCTCGCCGTGCGCGGCGAGCTGCTGAAGCTCGATCCGCATCCGCTGTTCGTGTCGGCGCGCGGCAACCGGATGTCGCCGAATGTCGTGCGCGATCGCGTAAAGCGCATGGCGCTCACGGCGGGCATTCCCGCCAATGTTCATCCGCACGTGCTGCGCCATTCGTTCGCGACGCACGTGCTGCAGTCGAGCGGCGATCTGCGCGCAGTGCAGGAACTGCTCGGCCACGCGAGCATCGCCGCGACTCAGGTCTATACCGGCCTCGATTTCCAGCACCTCGCGCGCATCTACGATCAGGCCCATCCGCGCGCCAAAAAACGCGACTGA
- a CDS encoding lipid A biosynthesis lauroyl acyltransferase yields MLSRLGVNLAIGLLKLFALLPYGFVARLGDGLGWLLYQIPSRRRRIVHINLKLCFPEWSDERREEVAQKHFRHAIRSYMERSVQWFGSAKKLEKLIQLDSEIDLTDPNLPPTLFLGFHFVGIEAGSIFLNYSLKRPCGSLYQPMSNPQLEAVAKAQRGRFDAEMASRADSARIVLRWLRDRKPVMLGADMDYGMRNSTFVPFFGVPTCTLTAVGRLAKVGRAQVVPFIGEVLPNYKGYRLKVFKPWDNYPTGDDDADARRMNEFLEEQIPRIPEQYYWVHKRFKTRPPGDPSFY; encoded by the coding sequence ATGCTGAGCCGACTGGGCGTCAACCTCGCTATCGGTCTGCTCAAGCTGTTCGCTTTGCTGCCGTATGGCTTCGTCGCGCGTCTGGGCGACGGCCTCGGCTGGCTGCTCTATCAGATTCCGAGCCGCCGCCGCCGCATCGTCCACATCAACCTGAAGCTGTGCTTCCCCGAGTGGAGCGACGAGCGCCGCGAGGAAGTCGCGCAAAAGCACTTCCGGCACGCGATCCGCAGCTATATGGAGCGCAGCGTGCAGTGGTTCGGCTCGGCGAAAAAGCTTGAAAAACTGATTCAGCTGGACAGCGAAATCGACCTGACCGACCCGAATCTGCCGCCCACGCTGTTTCTGGGCTTTCACTTCGTCGGGATCGAGGCGGGTTCGATCTTCCTCAATTATTCGTTGAAGCGCCCGTGCGGCTCGCTGTATCAGCCAATGTCGAACCCGCAGCTTGAAGCCGTGGCGAAAGCGCAGCGTGGCCGCTTCGACGCCGAAATGGCCAGCCGCGCCGACAGCGCGCGCATCGTGCTGCGCTGGCTGCGCGATCGCAAACCCGTGATGCTCGGCGCCGACATGGACTACGGCATGCGCAATTCGACCTTCGTGCCGTTCTTCGGCGTGCCGACCTGCACGCTGACGGCCGTCGGGCGCCTCGCGAAAGTCGGACGCGCGCAGGTCGTGCCGTTCATCGGCGAAGTGCTGCCGAACTACAAGGGTTACCGGCTGAAGGTGTTCAAGCCGTGGGACAACTATCCGACGGGCGACGACGACGCAGACGCCCGCCGCATGAACGAATTCCTCGAAGAGCAGATTCCGCGCATCCCCGAACAGTATTACTGGGTGCACAAGCGCTTCAAGACGCGCCCGCCCGGCGATCCGAGTTTTTACTGA
- the mgrA gene encoding L-glyceraldehyde 3-phosphate reductase, with protein MAYEAASARYSDMQYRVSGKSGLKLPALSLGLWHNFGDTTPISTQREILRTSFDLGITHFDLANNYGPPYGSAETNFGRIFKDDFKPYRDELLISSKAGWDMWPGPYGQGGGSRKYILASLDQSLQRMGLDYVDIFYSHRFDVDTPLEETAGALASAVQQGKALYIGISSYSAQKTREMAKLLAEYKVPLLIHQPAYNMLNRWIEEELLDALEETGSGAIAFTPLAQGVLTGKYLNGVPQDARVNKAGGGSLKQEHLSEQNIERVRKLNDIAQRRGQSLAQMALAWTLRDPRVTSALIGASKVEQVRENVAALKNLSFTAEELAEIDRYATEGSVNLWEKPSTDQHI; from the coding sequence ATGGCTTACGAAGCAGCTTCAGCACGCTATTCGGACATGCAGTACCGCGTTAGCGGCAAGTCAGGTCTCAAACTGCCGGCGCTGTCGCTCGGCCTGTGGCACAACTTCGGCGACACCACGCCGATCTCGACGCAACGTGAGATCCTGCGCACGTCGTTCGATCTCGGCATCACGCACTTCGACCTTGCGAACAACTATGGGCCGCCGTACGGCAGCGCGGAAACCAACTTCGGCCGCATCTTCAAGGACGACTTCAAGCCGTATCGCGACGAACTGCTGATCTCGTCGAAGGCCGGCTGGGACATGTGGCCCGGCCCGTACGGCCAGGGTGGCGGCTCGCGCAAGTACATCCTCGCGAGCCTCGACCAGAGCTTGCAGCGCATGGGCCTGGACTACGTCGACATTTTCTATTCGCACCGCTTCGACGTCGACACGCCGCTCGAAGAAACGGCGGGCGCGCTTGCGAGCGCCGTGCAGCAGGGCAAGGCGCTGTATATCGGCATTTCGTCGTACTCCGCGCAGAAGACGCGCGAAATGGCGAAGCTGCTGGCCGAATACAAGGTGCCGCTGCTGATCCATCAGCCGGCGTACAACATGTTGAACCGCTGGATCGAAGAGGAACTGCTCGACGCGCTGGAAGAAACCGGCTCGGGCGCGATCGCTTTCACGCCGCTCGCGCAAGGCGTGCTGACGGGCAAGTACCTGAACGGCGTGCCGCAGGATGCGCGCGTCAACAAGGCGGGCGGCGGCTCGCTGAAGCAGGAGCATCTGAGCGAGCAGAACATCGAGCGCGTGCGCAAGCTCAACGACATCGCGCAGCGTCGCGGTCAGAGCCTCGCGCAGATGGCGCTCGCATGGACGCTGCGCGATCCGCGCGTGACGTCGGCGTTGATCGGCGCGAGCAAGGTCGAGCAGGTTCGCGAGAATGTCGCGGCGCTGAAGAACCTGTCGTTCACGGCGGAAGAGCTTGCCGAGATCGACCGCTATGCGACGGAAGGCAGCGTGAATTTGTGGGAGAAGCCGTCGACGGATCAGCATATCTGA
- the dapF gene encoding diaminopimelate epimerase — protein MKLKFTKMHGAGNDFVVLDGYTQPLNLTEAQVRALANRHFGVGADQLLVVEKPTVEGVDFRYRIFNCDGGEVEHCGNGARCFVKFVRDTRLTDKQSVRVQVQKGVITLTMQANGEVVVDMGAPVFEPAQVPFDASGLDARGDGNDALYPLDVNGATRWVSVVSMGNPHAVQIVDDVEAFPVLADGPVIENHPRFPQRVNAGFMQIVSRSEIKLRVYERGAGETLACGTGACAAVAAGIRRGLLDAPVKVHTHGGALTITWDGEPASPLMMAGPAATVFEGEIELAD, from the coding sequence ATGAAACTGAAATTCACCAAGATGCACGGCGCGGGCAACGATTTCGTCGTGCTCGACGGCTACACGCAACCGCTCAATCTGACGGAAGCGCAGGTGCGCGCGCTCGCGAACCGGCATTTCGGCGTCGGCGCGGACCAGCTACTGGTGGTCGAGAAGCCGACCGTCGAAGGCGTCGATTTCAGATACCGCATCTTCAATTGCGACGGCGGCGAGGTCGAGCACTGCGGCAACGGCGCGCGCTGCTTCGTCAAGTTCGTGCGCGACACGCGCCTCACCGACAAACAGAGCGTGCGCGTCCAGGTCCAGAAAGGCGTGATCACGCTGACCATGCAGGCAAACGGCGAAGTCGTCGTCGACATGGGCGCGCCCGTGTTCGAGCCGGCTCAGGTGCCGTTCGACGCAAGCGGTCTCGATGCGCGCGGCGACGGCAACGACGCGCTCTATCCGCTCGACGTCAACGGCGCGACGCGCTGGGTGTCGGTCGTATCGATGGGCAATCCGCACGCCGTGCAGATCGTGGACGACGTCGAGGCGTTTCCCGTGCTGGCCGACGGTCCCGTTATCGAAAACCATCCGCGCTTCCCGCAGCGGGTCAACGCGGGCTTCATGCAGATCGTCAGCCGCAGCGAGATCAAGCTGCGCGTCTACGAGCGCGGTGCGGGCGAGACGCTCGCGTGCGGCACGGGCGCCTGCGCGGCCGTCGCGGCAGGCATCCGTCGCGGCTTGCTGGACGCGCCCGTCAAGGTGCACACGCACGGCGGCGCGCTCACCATCACGTGGGACGGCGAGCCCGCGTCGCCGCTGATGATGGCAGGGCCGGCCGCCACCGTGTTCGAAGGCGAAATAGAGCTGGCCGACTGA
- a CDS encoding DUF3185 family protein, whose amino-acid sequence MTKAISLALIVGGVVLLYFGGQSFHSFSNDVSRVFTGSPTNKTIFLIAGGIVATLAGLIGLASSKR is encoded by the coding sequence ATGACCAAAGCGATCTCGCTCGCATTGATCGTCGGCGGCGTGGTGCTGCTGTACTTCGGCGGCCAGTCGTTTCATTCGTTCAGCAACGACGTGTCGCGCGTGTTCACCGGCTCGCCAACCAACAAGACCATCTTCCTGATCGCAGGCGGCATCGTCGCGACGCTCGCCGGATTGATCGGGCTCGCGTCGTCGAAGCGCTAA
- the metK gene encoding methionine adenosyltransferase: MANDYLFTSESVSEGHPDKVADQISDAILDAILAQDKYSRVAAETLCNTGLVVLAGEITTTANVDYIQVARDTIKRIGYDNTDYGIDYRGCAVLVAYDKQSPDIAQGVDRAHDNNLDQGAGDQGLMFGYACDETPELMPLPIYLSHRLVERQANLRRDGRLPWLRPDAKSQVTVRYVDGKPHSIDTVVLSTQHAPEMELAQLREAVIEEIIKPTLPADLIKGDIKFLVNPTGRFVIGGPQGDCGLTGRKIIVDTYGGAAPHGGGAFSGKDPSKVDRSAAYAGRYVAKNIVAAGLASRALIQVSYAIGVAQPTSVMVNTFGTGRVSDATITRLVQEHFDLRPKGIVQMLDLLRPIYEKTAAYGHFGREEPEFSWEATDKALALAEAAGTEPVAALA, from the coding sequence GTGGCTAACGACTACCTCTTCACTTCTGAATCCGTCTCCGAAGGCCATCCGGACAAGGTCGCCGACCAGATCTCGGACGCCATCCTCGACGCGATCCTCGCCCAGGACAAATACTCGCGCGTTGCCGCGGAAACGCTGTGCAACACGGGTCTCGTCGTGCTGGCGGGTGAAATCACCACGACGGCCAACGTCGATTACATCCAGGTCGCCCGCGATACGATCAAGCGCATCGGCTACGACAACACCGACTACGGCATCGACTACCGCGGCTGCGCGGTGCTCGTCGCGTACGACAAGCAATCGCCGGACATCGCGCAAGGCGTCGACCGCGCGCACGACAACAACCTCGACCAGGGCGCTGGCGACCAGGGCCTGATGTTCGGCTACGCATGCGACGAAACGCCCGAACTGATGCCGCTGCCGATCTACCTGTCGCACCGCCTCGTCGAGCGCCAGGCCAATCTGCGCCGCGACGGCCGTCTGCCCTGGCTGCGCCCGGACGCGAAGTCGCAGGTTACCGTTCGCTACGTCGACGGCAAGCCGCACTCGATCGACACCGTGGTCCTGTCCACGCAGCACGCGCCGGAAATGGAACTGGCGCAACTGCGCGAAGCCGTGATCGAGGAGATCATCAAGCCGACGCTGCCCGCTGATCTGATCAAGGGCGACATCAAGTTCCTCGTGAACCCGACCGGCCGGTTCGTGATTGGCGGCCCGCAAGGCGACTGCGGTCTGACGGGCCGCAAGATCATCGTCGACACGTACGGCGGCGCGGCTCCGCACGGCGGCGGCGCATTCTCGGGCAAGGACCCGTCGAAGGTCGATCGCTCGGCTGCGTACGCTGGCCGCTATGTCGCCAAGAACATCGTCGCGGCGGGCCTCGCCTCGCGCGCGCTGATCCAGGTGTCGTACGCAATCGGCGTGGCACAGCCCACGTCCGTGATGGTCAACACGTTCGGCACGGGCCGCGTGTCGGATGCGACGATCACGCGTCTGGTCCAGGAACACTTCGACCTGCGTCCGAAGGGCATCGTCCAGATGCTCGACCTGCTGCGCCCGATCTACGAAAAGACGGCAGCTTACGGTCACTTTGGCCGCGAAGAGCCGGAATTCTCGTGGGAAGCGACCGACAAGGCACTCGCGCTGGCAGAAGCCGCCGGCACGGAGCCGGTTGCCGCGCTCGCCTGA